AAATTAGAGGCGTTTGGTTAACCAATGTCAGCAGTGGTGTACTATTTTTTCCTTGGGGAATTAATAGAGCTTTAAATCAATTGTCAGAACTCAAATTTAATACCATTTATCCCGTTGTTTGGAACCGAGGAATTACATTTTATAAAAGTGCTGTTGGTAGGCGAGTTATGGGTCGTTCTCAAGATCCTTTGTTAAATTTAACCCAATTAGGAGGAGATATTTTATCCAAAATTGTTACAGAAGGACATCGAAACGGATTAAAAGTAATTCCTTGGTTTGAATATGGGTTTATGGCTCCGAAAAACTCCGCTATTGTTCAACGTCATCCTGACTGGATTGCTCAAACTCGACAAGGGGAAAAAGCCTTAGATCATTTCAGAAATTCTGAGGATGTTTCCTATCAAACCAAGATCAAAAACTGGATTGTCAATCAAATTTTAGAATGGATGACGATTAAAAATGTCTGGTTAAATCCGTTACATCCTGAAGTCCAACAATTTATTGAAGATTTAATTTTAGAAGTTGTGATCAAATATAATATTGATGGGATTCAACTGGATGATCATTTTGGTCTTCCCGTAGAATTTGGTTATGATCAGTATACGATTCAACTTTATCAACAAGAACATAATGGTCAATCTCCGCCTAATAATTATTATGATCAAGAGTGGCGAAGTTGGAGAGCAAACAAAATTACTGAATTAGTGCAAAGAATTGTCAAAAACGTTAAAAAAGTTAAACCCGATTGTATGATTTCTTTATCCCCTAATCCCTATGAATATACTTATGAAATGTATTTACAAGATTGGCTAACCTGGGTGAATCAAGGATTAGTCGATGAAATTGTTTTACAAGTTTATCGAGATAGTATGGTAAAATTTATTTCAGAATTAGATCATGAATCTGTACAAATAGCACGGCGTAAAGTCCCAGTAATTATTGGATTATTAAGTGGAACATTACGACATCCTGTACCGATGGAACAAATTGAAAAACAAATGCAAGTTGTACGCGATCGCGGCTTTGATGGAATCTCGTTTTTCTATTGGGAAACCCTCTGGAGTTATT
The sequence above is drawn from the Planktothrix serta PCC 8927 genome and encodes:
- a CDS encoding glycoside hydrolase family 10 protein, with translation MKLSKKIILIIYGISSLILSLILAIALLIPPTPSQPILIIPNEIRGVWLTNVSSGVLFFPWGINRALNQLSELKFNTIYPVVWNRGITFYKSAVGRRVMGRSQDPLLNLTQLGGDILSKIVTEGHRNGLKVIPWFEYGFMAPKNSAIVQRHPDWIAQTRQGEKALDHFRNSEDVSYQTKIKNWIVNQILEWMTIKNVWLNPLHPEVQQFIEDLILEVVIKYNIDGIQLDDHFGLPVEFGYDQYTIQLYQQEHNGQSPPNNYYDQEWRSWRANKITELVQRIVKNVKKVKPDCMISLSPNPYEYTYEMYLQDWLTWVNQGLVDEIVLQVYRDSMVKFISELDHESVQIARRKVPVIIGLLSGTLRHPVPMEQIEKQMQVVRDRGFDGISFFYWETLWSYFTPDSPRYRRKSFKTLFSDS